In the genome of Montipora foliosa isolate CH-2021 chromosome 3, ASM3666993v2, whole genome shotgun sequence, one region contains:
- the LOC137997747 gene encoding fibrillin-1-like, whose translation MLVQRINGRSSRHCLLHIYYTTGNIVLKHPLSDEELLKTIDGNMKSCLPRTKMIEWRIDFGSRLRVAVFFLRLSWQFLDIEPYMKIETGFGNTKRKCMQTTEVVQNEDLGVYVDCEGVQMATYVAVNKIGHQHSLCEVEIFQTKTINVAARRPLLDSNERIYTGNLKPELCNDQRIDKVYSLRQNGHWAVDFLLRLDLKLIRIITDREYEMSIIEGLSILTGELPPFRKYGVKKVKDLTYNTKGNINTITFTRKIEARSLHVRSKNYLRVLEVEVYRGSLLDVREDECLKADACPPNFKCSNWPKQFSCECPTEGFRYVEEGHGKTRNKKCLDIDECKEQDSCPVTYSHCKNTLGSYLCLCNKGHEAIYDSDNRLQKCEDLDECKHPLLFNGCPKLSRCENLPGSYTCACEPGYESTEQYSDNDKAIECEEKDECNDESSCPVDHSYCINLKGSYDCTCNEGFKNVYDSNDRLKNCQDVDECKHPNTFRCPERSACVNLAGSYTCECAQGYEPAIRSKTRGRDIKCKDVDECKEKTYSCHVKSTCTNSVGSYSCQCPLGMKGDGRTHCLELDPCTEDKKCKQKHQTCKDIKGELLCDCMDGFIRKAHQCKDKNECELNGTICNYHSQCINTEGSYYCKCKPGYQRTSGDETNCADINECETGDACGDVATCKNTIGSYKCNCLTKGFQFYHDAQRKGCFGEKLISTNAKTPTYVVLMKNAQTNLQPMNVLVVMDLNLRMTKN comes from the exons ACACTGTCTTCTGCACATCTattacactacaggaaatattgttttaaaacaccCACTGAGTGACGAGGAGTTACTAAAGACCATCGATGGAAATATGAAGTCATGTCTTCCTAGGACTAAAATGATAGAATGGCGAATAGACTTCGGTTCCAGACTGCGAGTAGCTGTGTTTTTTTTGAGATTGTCCTGGCAATTTCTTGACATAGAACCTTACATGAAGATTGAGACTGGTTTCG GTAATACTAAAAGGAAGTGTATGCAAACTACAGAGGTTGTGCAGAATGAGGATCTTGGAGTATATGTTGACTGTGAAGGCGTTCAAATGGCTACTTATGTGGCTGTAAACAAAATAGGACACCAACATTCACTTTGCGAAGTGGAGATATTTCAGACCAAGACAA TTAATGTAGCTGCAAGACGTCCTTTGCTGGATTCTAATGAGAGGATATATACTGGAAACCTTAAACCTGAATTATGCAATGATCAAAGGATAG ACAAAGTATATTCCCTTCGTCAAAACGGACATTGGGCTGTAGATTTCCTTCTAAGATTGGATTTAAAATTGATACGAATCATAACAGATCGAGAATATGAAATGAGCATCATCGAGGGACTGAGCATTTTAACAG GCGAACTCCCGCCATTCAGAAAATATGGCGTAAAAAAGGTGAAGGATCTCACATACAACACTAAAGGCAACATCAACACAATAACGTTCACGAGAAAAATTGAGGCGAGGTCGCTCCACGTACGCAGTAAAAATTACTTGCGAGTACTTGAGGTGGAAGTTTACCGTGGATCTCTTTTAG ACGTTAGAGAAGATGAATGTTTAAAGGCAGATGCATGTCCACCAAATTTCAAATGTAGCAACTGGCCAAAGCAGTTTTCTTGTGAATGTCCCACAGAAGGCTTCAGATACGTAGAAGAAGGCCATGGAAAAACTAGAAACAAAAAGTGCCTTG ATATAGACGAATGCAAGGAGCAGGATTCTTGCCCAGTGACTTATTCTCACTGTAAGAATACCCTTGGATCATATCTGTGTTTGTGCAACAAGGGACACGAGGCAATCTACGATTCTGACAACCGTCTCCAAAAGTGTGAAG ACTTGGACGAATGTAAACATCCTCTACTCTTCAACGGCTGTCCTAAATTGAGCCGATGTGAGAATTTGCCAGGCAGCTACACCTGCGCATGTGAACCAGGATATGAATCCACCGAACAGTATAGCGACAACGATAAAGCCATCGAGTGTGAAG AAAAAGACGAATGCAATGATGAGAGTTCATGCCCAGTGGACCATTCTTATTGTATCAATTTAAAAGGATCGTATGATTGCACTTGCAATGAAGGATTCAAAAACGTTTACGATTCTAACGATCGACTGAAAAACTGCCAAG ACGTGGACGAATGCAAACATCCAAATACCTTCAGATGCCCTGAGAGGAGCGCATGTGTAAACCTGGCAGGAAGCTACACCTGCGAATGTGCACAAGGCTATGAACCGGCTATAAGGAGTAAAACCAGAGGAAGGGACATCAAGTGCAAAG ATGTAGATGAATGCAAAGAGAAGACTTATTCATGCCACGTGAAATCCACGTGTACGAACTCTGTTGGATCCTACTCGTGCCAGTGTCCCTTGGGAATGAAAGGAGATGGTCGCACACATTGTTTAG aGTTAGATCCATGCACCGAAGACAAGAAATGTAAACAGAAGCACCAAACGTGCAAGGACATAAAGGGGGAGCTGCTGTGTGATTGTATGGATGGTTTTATTAGAAAGGCTCATCAGTGCAAAG ATAAGAATGAGTGCGAATTGAATGGCACCATTTGTAATTACCACTCCCAGTGCATCAACACTGAGGGATCTTACTACTGCAAGTGCAAACCAGGCTATCAGCGAACAAGTGGTGATGAGACGAATTGTGCTG ACATTAATGAATGTGAAACAGGAGACGCGTGCGGTGATGTGGCAACGTGCAAAAACACAATAGGGTCTTACAAGTGTAATTGTTTAACTAAAGGCTTCCAATTCTATCACGATGCACAAAGAAAGGGATGTTTTGGTGAGAAACTC ATATCGACGAATGCAAAGACCCCCACATATGTGGTCCTAATGAAAAATGCACAAACCAACCTGCAACCTATGAATGTTCTTGTAGTGATGGATTTGAATCTCAGGATGACGAAAAACTAA